The following coding sequences lie in one Lolium perenne isolate Kyuss_39 chromosome 2, Kyuss_2.0, whole genome shotgun sequence genomic window:
- the LOC127334744 gene encoding beta-fructofuranosidase, insoluble isoenzyme 3 — protein sequence MRTAAALLIVTLICWAALVRASHIVYPELQSLEAKEVDKELRTGYHFQPPKHWINDPNGPMYYKGLYHLFYQYNPKGAVWGNIIWAHSVSTDLIDWVALEPAIYPSKPFDVKGCWSGSATVLPSGMPVIMYTGIDPRERQVQNVAYPANLSDPFLRQWIKPTYNPIIYPDEGINASAFRDPTTAWYGPDGHWRLIVGSKENMRGIAILYRSRDFKIWVKAHHSLHAGETGMWECPDFYPVAVAGGSRPHRSGVDTTELHNRAVAEEVKYVLKVSLDLTRYEYYTVGTYDHGKDRYTPDPLFPDNDYGLRYDYGDFYASKSFFDPAKKRRVLWGWANESDTVPDDRQKGWAGIQAIPRKIFLSRSGRQLIQWPVEEIKSLRGNHVNVSNKAVKSGNYFKVTGFKSVQSDVEAAFAIKNLDKAEKFDPAWRTDAQGLCKKLNSHVKGGVGPFGLWLLASDDLKERTAVFFRVFKTNDTNYVVLMCNDPTRSSYESKIYRPTFAGFVNIDIAKTKKIALRTLIDHSVVESFGAGGKTCILTRVYPRKAIGDDAQLFVFNNGESEIKVTNLHAWEMKTPTMNQPE from the exons atgaggacggcggcggcgctgttGATTGTGACCCTGATCTGTTGGGCGGCCTTGGTGCGCGCATCGCACATCGTTTACCCGGAGCTTCAGTCTTTGGAGGCCAAGGAGGTGGACAAGGAGCTACGCACCGGGTACCACTTCCAGCCTCCTAAGCATTGGATCAATG ATCCGAATG GGCCGATGTATTACAAGGGCTTGTACCACCTCTTCTACCAGTACAACCCCAAGGGCGCCGTGTGGGGCAACATCATTTGGGCGCACTCGGTGTCGACGGACCTGATCGACTGGGTGGCGCTGGAGCCCGCGATCTACCCGTCCAAGCCGTTCGACGTCAAGGGCTGCTGGTCGGGCTCCGCCACCGTGCTACCCAGCGGCATGCCCGTCATCATGTACACCGGCATCGACCCCCGCGAGCGGCAGGTGCAGAACGTGGCCTACCCGGCCAACCTCTCCGACCCCTTCCTCCGCCAGTGGATCAAGCCCACCTACAACCCGATCATCTACCCCGATGAGGGCATCAACGCCAGCGCCTTCCGTGATCCCACCACTGCCTGGTACGGGCCAGACGG ACACTGGAGGCTGATTGTGGGCAGCAAGGAGAACATGAGGGGGATCGCGATACTGTACCGGAGCCGGGACTTCAAGATTTGGGTGAAGGCGCACCACTCGCTGCACGCGGGGGAGACGGGGATGTGGGAGTGCCCGGACTTCTACCCCGTGGCGGTGGCCGGTGGCAGCCGCCCCCACCGGAGCGGCGTGGACACGACGGAGCTGCACAACCGCGCCGTGGCGGAGGAGGTGAAGTACGTGCTGAAGGTGAGCCTGGACCTGACGCGGTACGAGTACTACACCGTCGGCACCTACGACCACGGCAAGGACCGCTACACCCCGGACCCCCTCTTCCCGGACAACGACTACGGCCTCCGCTACGACTACGGCGACTTCTACGCCTCCAAGTCCTTCTTCGACCCGGCCAAGAAGCGCCGAGTGCTGTGGGGATGGGCCAACGAGTCTGACACCGTCCCCGACGACCGACAAAAGGGCTGGGCTGGCATCCAG GCGATACCGAGGAAGATCTTCCTATCGCGGAGCGGTAGGCAGCTGATCCAGTGGCCAGTGGAGGAGATCAAGTCGCTGCGCGGGAACCACGTCAATGTCAGCAACAAGGCCGTCAAGAGCGGCAACTACTTCAAGGTCACCGGATTCAAATCCGTGCAG tcGGACGTGGAGGCGGCGTTCGCGATCAAGAACCTGGACAAGGCGGAGAAGTTCGACCCGGCGTGGCGGACCGACGCGCAGGGGCTGTGCAAGAAGCTCAACTCGCACGTCAAGGGCGGCGTGGGGCCGTTCGGGCTCTGGCTGTTGGCCTCCGACGACCTCAAGGAGAGGACGGCCGTCTTCTTCAGGGTGTTCAAGACCAACGACACTAACTACGTCGTCCTCATGTGCAATGACCCTACAAG GTCGTCCTACGAGTCAAAGATCTACAGGCCGACCTTTGCAGGCTTCGTGAACATCGACATtgccaagaccaagaagatcgctCTAAGGACACTA ATCGACCACTCCGTGGTGGAGAGCTTCGGAGCTGGTGGCAAGACGTGCATCCTCACCAGGGTCTACCCGAGGAAGGCCATCGGCGACGACGCGCAACTCTTCGTCTTCAACAACGGCGAGTCGGAGATCAAGGTCACGAACCTGCACGCGTGGGAGATGAAGACGCCAACGATGAACCAGCCGGAGTAG